Proteins from a single region of Pseudomonas quebecensis:
- a CDS encoding response regulator transcription factor, with protein MLRVIIADDHPIVRIGQRVVIEAAGRCEVVGEANGPDELLKLLSTMPCDMLVTDFAMPGDQQADGYGLLGLLHRQYPTLPVILVTMFANVATLRASFAHGAQAIVAKSASAKELPLAIRAVGAGQTFVSECLRNQLVEAGPGDQSQQPQLSGKEREVVRMLASGMTVSQIAARVNRSVSTISKQKCTAMNRLCISTDVDLFAYARSCGMVP; from the coding sequence ATGCTTCGAGTAATTATTGCTGACGATCACCCCATTGTTCGCATCGGACAGCGGGTGGTGATCGAGGCGGCAGGCAGGTGCGAAGTGGTGGGTGAGGCCAATGGCCCCGATGAATTGCTCAAACTGTTAAGCACCATGCCTTGCGATATGCTTGTTACCGATTTCGCCATGCCGGGCGACCAGCAGGCCGATGGCTACGGCCTGCTTGGCCTGCTGCACCGCCAGTACCCGACGTTGCCGGTGATTCTGGTGACCATGTTCGCCAATGTCGCCACCCTGCGCGCTTCGTTTGCCCATGGCGCCCAGGCCATTGTCGCCAAAAGTGCCTCGGCCAAGGAGCTGCCGCTGGCGATCAGGGCGGTGGGGGCCGGCCAGACCTTTGTCAGTGAGTGTTTGCGCAACCAACTGGTGGAGGCGGGGCCGGGCGACCAATCACAGCAACCACAGCTGTCCGGCAAGGAGCGCGAAGTGGTGCGCATGCTGGCCAGCGGCATGACCGTCAGCCAGATCGCGGCGCGGGTCAACCGCAGTGTGTCCACCATCAGCAAGCAGAAGTGCACGGCCATGAACCGGTTGTGCATTTCCACGGACGTGGACCTGTTCGCTTATGCCCGCAGTTGCGGCATGGTGCCGTAA
- a CDS encoding response regulator, whose protein sequence is MLSSDVASRELQRLASPPAHWRHLRVLVAEDHSTYRAMMGWFLHKLGLTHTLVADGRSALVAVARKRFDLVISDCQMPVMDGYAMARAIRRHEQALGHGRVPIIALTGNMLHDDPQRCRDAGMDAWLLKPLTLAQLHELLSRWLPGPIHVQRPGAPATRASTWPTRADLIQMFGSGQVVDQMLAGLLVEARADCSALAHARMILDAALTEQCLHRLVGSLAFLGGTELEARGIALIHEIRTQGMLLSCVHLDVFMRDLTAYLTYLSVL, encoded by the coding sequence GTGCTTTCGAGCGATGTCGCTTCGCGGGAACTGCAACGCCTTGCTTCCCCACCTGCGCATTGGCGGCACTTGCGCGTGCTGGTGGCAGAGGACCATTCAACCTACAGAGCCATGATGGGCTGGTTTCTACACAAGCTCGGGCTTACCCACACATTGGTCGCGGATGGGCGCAGCGCCTTGGTTGCCGTTGCGCGCAAGCGCTTCGACCTGGTGATCAGTGACTGCCAGATGCCGGTGATGGACGGCTACGCCATGGCCCGCGCCATTCGCCGACATGAGCAGGCCTTGGGGCATGGGCGAGTCCCGATCATCGCCTTGACCGGCAACATGTTGCACGACGATCCGCAACGGTGCCGCGACGCCGGCATGGACGCCTGGCTGCTCAAGCCACTGACCCTCGCCCAGTTGCACGAGTTGCTGTCGCGCTGGCTGCCTGGTCCGATTCATGTGCAGCGGCCCGGCGCGCCGGCAACCCGGGCGTCGACATGGCCGACCCGCGCCGATCTGATCCAGATGTTCGGCAGCGGGCAGGTGGTCGACCAGATGCTCGCCGGCCTGCTCGTTGAAGCGCGTGCGGACTGCTCGGCCCTGGCGCATGCCCGAATGATCCTGGATGCCGCGCTGACCGAGCAGTGCCTGCATCGCCTGGTGGGCAGCCTGGCTTTTCTTGGCGGGACTGAACTGGAGGCCAGGGGAATCGCGCTGATCCACGAGATACGCACCCAAGGGATGTTGCTCAGTTGCGTACATTTGGATGTTTTTATGCGGGATTTAACGGCGTATCTCACTTACTTGAGTGTGTTGTGA
- a CDS encoding DUF1120 domain-containing protein, whose protein sequence is MNKHLVALGSALLFTASLPVLAASTTELTVTGVITPSACTPTLPGAVDYGKISVQDLQADRYTNLERRTLQLSVNCDAATLFAISPIDNRAGSAIHGSAFGLGLINENQKLGRYHLTFGNPAADTPSTLLTRDEVNNRWYLLFDDDAVRPNDLVALGSLTDSGWIPHPLQNATMDITLHTAIAATNTLTLTSEVALDGSATMEVKYL, encoded by the coding sequence ATGAACAAGCATTTGGTTGCGCTCGGCAGCGCGCTACTCTTCACCGCCTCCCTGCCAGTGCTGGCGGCAAGCACCACGGAGCTGACCGTCACCGGGGTGATCACGCCCAGCGCCTGCACGCCGACGCTCCCAGGCGCGGTCGACTACGGAAAAATCTCCGTGCAGGACCTCCAGGCGGACCGCTATACCAATCTTGAGCGGCGCACCCTTCAACTGAGCGTGAACTGCGACGCCGCCACGCTGTTCGCGATCAGCCCTATCGACAATCGTGCAGGCTCAGCAATCCACGGTTCTGCGTTTGGCCTGGGCCTGATTAACGAGAACCAAAAGCTGGGCCGTTATCACTTGACCTTCGGCAATCCCGCCGCGGACACCCCTTCCACGCTGCTGACCAGAGACGAGGTGAACAACCGCTGGTACCTCCTCTTTGACGATGATGCCGTCAGGCCAAACGATCTGGTCGCGCTGGGCAGCCTGACCGACAGCGGCTGGATACCCCACCCTTTGCAGAACGCAACGATGGACATCACCCTTCACACCGCCATCGCGGCAACCAACACCTTGACACTGACCAGTGAAGTCGCGCTGGACGGTTCCGCGACTATGGAAGTGAAGTACCTGTAG
- a CDS encoding DUF1120 domain-containing protein: protein MHTFASRLIFTLLLAPPAFAASSMDLAVRGSITPNACEPLIGGEGTIDYGKMSFATLNPDHHTALPAQTMPISVRCEGPTFFTLTTIDNRAGTSANHEHWHGLGLTPDGEKIGGAAFHLHNAVADGAPAHLIVSWDGGMSWAPDNVLSSATLTAISASNTDLVPAAVKDLDADIGVLTHLVPTDRITLTDEVPLDGYATVQLSYL, encoded by the coding sequence ATGCACACTTTTGCCTCCCGCCTCATATTTACGTTGCTGTTGGCCCCGCCTGCATTCGCGGCCAGTTCCATGGACCTGGCCGTACGGGGCTCTATCACCCCCAACGCCTGCGAACCGCTGATCGGCGGTGAAGGTACGATCGACTACGGAAAAATGTCGTTCGCCACCCTCAACCCCGACCACCACACCGCGTTGCCTGCGCAAACGATGCCAATCAGCGTGCGGTGCGAAGGCCCGACGTTCTTCACCCTCACCACCATCGACAATCGTGCCGGCACCTCCGCCAATCACGAGCATTGGCACGGGCTTGGCCTCACGCCTGATGGAGAAAAAATCGGAGGCGCCGCGTTTCATCTTCATAACGCCGTGGCCGACGGTGCGCCGGCCCACCTGATCGTTTCCTGGGATGGCGGCATGAGCTGGGCGCCGGACAACGTCCTCAGTAGCGCCACCCTGACGGCGATTTCAGCCAGCAACACAGACCTTGTGCCCGCTGCCGTCAAGGATTTGGATGCCGACATCGGGGTGCTTACCCACCTCGTCCCTACCGATCGCATAACGCTGACCGATGAAGTCCCGCTCGACGGTTACGCCACCGTGCAATTGAGCTACCTCTAA
- a CDS encoding DUF1120 domain-containing protein — MKKPLIALATSLLISSPAAFAASTVDLTVRGLIIPSACTPSLSSNGVIDHGKISAKDLNTDNPTHIGTHNLTLAVSCDAAIPFALHSIDNRAGSSIMSSDYGLGLINGDQKLGWFSLTLSNPVADGTAVQPIASFNGQDNWYSERVWNAGLYMSVASMDDPTQPVPVQELVAQLQVQTIIARTDGLDLSNEVTLDGSATLEVKYL, encoded by the coding sequence ATGAAAAAGCCCCTCATCGCCCTTGCCACCAGCTTGCTGATCAGCAGTCCCGCAGCCTTCGCCGCCTCAACCGTGGACCTTACGGTCAGAGGCTTGATCATTCCGAGCGCCTGTACCCCGAGCCTGTCGAGCAACGGGGTGATCGACCACGGCAAGATCTCCGCCAAGGACCTGAACACCGATAATCCGACCCACATCGGCACGCACAACCTCACCCTCGCGGTGTCCTGCGATGCAGCCATTCCTTTTGCATTGCATTCGATCGACAACCGGGCCGGCTCATCGATCATGTCTTCCGACTATGGGCTGGGCCTGATCAACGGCGACCAAAAGCTCGGCTGGTTCTCGCTGACGCTGAGCAATCCGGTCGCCGACGGTACAGCGGTACAACCCATTGCGTCGTTCAACGGCCAGGATAATTGGTACAGCGAAAGAGTCTGGAATGCCGGCCTGTACATGTCGGTTGCCAGCATGGATGACCCCACTCAACCGGTGCCGGTCCAGGAACTGGTGGCGCAACTGCAGGTGCAAACTATCATCGCCCGCACCGACGGGTTGGACCTGAGCAACGAGGTGACCCTCGATGGCTCCGCCACCCTTGAAGTGAAGTATCTGTAA
- a CDS encoding DUF1120 domain-containing protein yields the protein MATTTLAASSVDLTVTGRLTPDACQVELSEEGSVDHGKIPAHTLNANEFTVLPSRWLALSVHCSRPMLFALVGVDNRAESSLAPDYFYGLGRNIHAPAELLGSVALSYRNPVGDAQPLQVLASSDSGETWTQESNAYPRTYMGFALPGDRQPDFFSQLATQLRIDTSINLSRYLSLDQEIPLDGSIVLDLRYL from the coding sequence ATGGCCACCACGACCCTCGCCGCTTCATCGGTAGACCTCACAGTGACCGGCCGATTGACGCCAGACGCCTGTCAAGTGGAACTGTCCGAGGAGGGCAGCGTCGATCACGGGAAAATCCCGGCCCACACGCTTAACGCCAATGAGTTCACCGTGCTGCCCAGCCGTTGGCTGGCGTTGAGCGTGCACTGCAGCCGACCGATGCTGTTTGCGCTGGTGGGTGTCGACAACCGCGCAGAGTCCTCGCTGGCGCCCGACTATTTCTATGGCCTGGGAAGAAATATTCATGCCCCCGCAGAATTGCTGGGCTCCGTGGCGTTGTCCTACCGCAACCCGGTGGGTGATGCACAACCCTTGCAAGTACTGGCCTCAAGCGACAGCGGTGAAACCTGGACACAGGAATCCAATGCCTACCCACGTACCTACATGGGTTTCGCCTTGCCAGGGGACCGTCAACCCGATTTCTTCAGCCAGTTGGCTACCCAGTTGCGGATCGACACGTCGATCAACCTGTCCCGGTACCTGAGCCTGGATCAGGAGATACCGCTTGACGGTTCCATCGTGCTGGATCTGCGCTATCTCTAA
- a CDS encoding fimbria/pilus chaperone family protein encodes MTTTLLKIAALALLISTQALADGMVPETSVVIVNEADGEAAVSVTNTDSQLALLHVTLEDIPEDTEPLLVLTPPLSRVEASASQLVRFILQNRQPLQTQRLKRVIFEGMPQGRPATEAGHARVGVTVRQNLPVIIHPKGLAPNRTPWTGLTWSLKGGSLQVRNDTPYVVRLAQELRLLPGDGKAMLPRTYVLPGETLSVPATGGAASKVRLQPATVYGFAVSAYEAPITF; translated from the coding sequence ATGACGACAACCTTGTTGAAAATCGCGGCACTGGCCTTGCTGATCAGTACACAGGCACTGGCCGACGGTATGGTCCCGGAGACATCCGTAGTGATCGTTAATGAAGCGGATGGGGAGGCCGCCGTTTCGGTCACCAACACCGACAGCCAACTGGCACTGCTGCACGTCACCCTGGAAGATATTCCCGAGGACACCGAGCCGTTGCTGGTGCTGACCCCGCCGCTGTCGCGGGTGGAAGCCTCTGCATCGCAGTTGGTGCGCTTCATTCTGCAAAACCGGCAACCGTTGCAGACCCAACGTCTGAAAAGGGTGATTTTCGAAGGCATGCCGCAAGGCCGCCCCGCCACCGAAGCCGGCCATGCGCGAGTCGGGGTGACGGTACGGCAAAACCTGCCCGTCATCATTCACCCCAAGGGGCTTGCTCCCAATCGCACTCCGTGGACCGGGCTGACCTGGTCGCTCAAAGGAGGCTCCTTGCAGGTGCGCAATGACACCCCGTACGTGGTGCGACTGGCTCAGGAGCTGCGCCTGCTGCCCGGCGATGGCAAGGCCATGTTGCCACGCACCTATGTGCTGCCGGGGGAAACCCTTAGCGTGCCGGCAACAGGGGGCGCGGCCAGCAAGGTACGCCTGCAGCCGGCGACGGTGTATGGCTTTGCCGTTTCCGCCTACGAAGCGCCTATCACCTTCTGA
- a CDS encoding fimbria/pilus outer membrane usher protein — translation MSYRDGEAVPNAPTRLTLAATLLACALWPARVWADERPEFDAKTLLQRGIDPQLASLLLDSPRFAAGRHAVTLRVNGQRRARVEVSFDQQGTLCFDHALLEAANLVNPGDGERCNDFLARYPQSLVEPDPATLTVSLVVPTEALRPLRQDVSGYQTGGFAGLLNYDLTGFYNRLGDDASRFGSANTEVGFNAGDWIVRSRQVKTWQDGLTRSTHLEAYAQRTFASHQAVVQAGQINLYNPVLAGAQITGVQVLTEQALQEQGQGATINGIADSPAQVEVRQNGALIHSTVVPAGPFSLTDVRRLNTRSDVEVTVKESSGGERRFTVPAAMLGLGLPAPGYSVAAGRVRTIGDARSDNPWVVSAGWTGTVHPQLTLGSGVLTTSDYSAVGLSLGWLPWLDGQIQLSSQVADARAGNSARGVQTDLAWSQRLNEQWSFSAANSWRTAGYRELEETTYGAETSQQRRSRYRDQQSLTLGWAHAWLGAFSVGASRSSSFDGNSSSRGLASWGTSVGGVSLSASAEWQMGGRQQQDNAVYLNVSVPLGASRRVRGWVRNSDGEQRTGLGLNEQVNDQFGYRLSAEHDTRDQQVETTLGVSALPRYSQLDFSYSRSDAERSSYQGGARGGAVLHGGGVTLSPYPVRDTFAVVSVGDMSGIKLNTPSGPVWTDWQGQAVVPQVSAYGRSPVEVHTRSLPRNADINNGLAMISAGRGAVDRVEFGVSLTRRVLLTVSDDRGAPLPRGATVSTATGEFVTLVQDASQVFLPNVLDQTTLWVTTSANKRCELRFNLPEKGDPSVYFETASARCHTP, via the coding sequence TTGAGTTACCGTGACGGCGAAGCCGTGCCCAATGCGCCCACCCGACTGACCTTAGCGGCGACGCTGTTGGCGTGCGCCTTGTGGCCCGCCAGGGTGTGGGCCGATGAACGCCCTGAGTTCGATGCCAAGACCTTGCTCCAGCGCGGCATTGACCCGCAACTGGCCAGCCTGCTGCTGGACTCACCGCGTTTCGCCGCCGGCCGCCACGCCGTTACCCTGCGCGTCAATGGCCAGCGCCGTGCCCGAGTGGAAGTCAGTTTCGACCAACAGGGCACCCTGTGTTTTGACCACGCGTTGCTGGAGGCCGCCAACCTGGTGAACCCAGGCGACGGCGAGCGCTGTAACGACTTTCTCGCCCGGTACCCGCAAAGCCTGGTGGAGCCGGACCCGGCCACGCTCACGGTTTCGCTGGTGGTGCCGACCGAGGCTCTGCGTCCGCTGCGGCAGGACGTCTCCGGGTATCAAACCGGTGGCTTCGCGGGTTTGCTCAATTACGATCTCACCGGTTTTTACAATCGTCTGGGCGATGATGCCAGCCGCTTCGGCTCGGCCAATACCGAGGTGGGCTTCAATGCCGGTGACTGGATCGTGCGCAGCCGCCAGGTGAAAACCTGGCAGGACGGGCTAACGCGCAGCACCCACCTGGAGGCCTATGCCCAACGCACCTTCGCCAGCCATCAGGCGGTGGTGCAGGCCGGGCAGATCAACCTTTACAACCCGGTACTGGCGGGTGCGCAGATCACCGGGGTACAGGTGCTCACGGAGCAGGCGCTTCAGGAGCAGGGCCAGGGCGCGACCATCAACGGCATCGCCGACAGTCCGGCGCAGGTCGAGGTTCGCCAGAACGGCGCATTGATTCATTCCACGGTAGTCCCCGCCGGGCCGTTTTCGCTGACCGACGTGCGACGCTTGAACACGCGCTCGGACGTCGAAGTCACGGTCAAGGAAAGCAGCGGCGGCGAGCGGCGTTTTACCGTGCCGGCGGCCATGCTCGGCCTCGGTCTGCCCGCCCCCGGCTATTCGGTGGCGGCCGGACGCGTGCGCACTATCGGGGATGCCCGAAGTGACAACCCGTGGGTTGTCAGTGCTGGCTGGACGGGCACCGTGCACCCGCAATTGACCCTCGGCAGCGGCGTGCTCACGACCAGCGACTACAGTGCCGTCGGACTGAGCCTGGGCTGGCTGCCGTGGCTGGACGGCCAGATCCAGCTCTCCAGCCAGGTCGCCGACGCCCGCGCCGGGAACAGCGCACGCGGCGTGCAAACCGACCTCGCCTGGTCGCAGCGGCTCAATGAACAATGGTCGTTCAGCGCCGCCAACTCCTGGCGTACGGCCGGCTATCGCGAGCTGGAAGAAACCACATACGGGGCTGAAACCAGTCAACAACGGCGCTCGCGCTATCGCGATCAACAAAGCCTTACCTTGGGCTGGGCCCATGCGTGGCTGGGGGCTTTCAGTGTCGGCGCTTCGCGTTCCAGCAGCTTTGATGGCAACAGCAGCAGCCGGGGGCTGGCATCGTGGGGCACCAGCGTCGGCGGGGTATCGCTGTCGGCCAGTGCCGAGTGGCAGATGGGTGGGCGCCAGCAGCAGGACAACGCGGTCTACCTGAACGTCAGCGTACCGCTAGGCGCAAGCCGCCGGGTTCGCGGCTGGGTGCGCAACTCAGACGGCGAACAGCGCACAGGGTTGGGCCTGAACGAACAGGTCAACGATCAATTTGGCTATCGGCTCAGCGCCGAGCACGACACCCGTGACCAGCAGGTGGAAACCACACTGGGCGTCTCAGCCCTGCCGCGCTACAGCCAACTGGACTTCAGCTACAGCCGCTCTGACGCCGAGCGATCGAGCTACCAGGGCGGCGCGCGCGGCGGCGCAGTGCTGCATGGCGGCGGGGTCACGTTGTCGCCGTATCCAGTGCGCGACACCTTCGCCGTGGTCTCGGTGGGCGACATGAGCGGCATCAAGCTCAACACCCCCAGCGGCCCGGTCTGGACCGACTGGCAAGGCCAGGCGGTGGTGCCCCAGGTCAGCGCTTACGGCCGCAGCCCGGTCGAAGTCCACACCCGCTCGCTGCCGCGTAATGCCGATATCAATAACGGCCTGGCGATGATCTCCGCCGGACGCGGCGCCGTGGACCGGGTTGAATTTGGGGTGTCGCTGACCCGCCGGGTACTGCTGACCGTCAGTGACGATCGGGGCGCCCCGCTGCCGCGAGGCGCCACCGTCAGCACGGCCACCGGCGAGTTCGTCACGCTGGTCCAGGACGCCAGCCAGGTATTCCTGCCCAACGTACTGGATCAAACCACGCTGTGGGTCACCACCAGCGCCAACAAGCGCTGCGAATTACGCTTCAACCTGCCGGAAAAAGGTGATCCATCGGTGTATTTCGAAACCGCATCCGCGCGCTGCCACACGCCTTGA
- a CDS encoding DUF1120 domain-containing protein — protein MPLENRLRHLSAWLLIGALGTAQAQDDCQLTISEPLLDFGLMNRTAQKDSAPQRWLGERRLSVHFNCPQPTDMSLFYRALAAGSQRLRFTEHGSYEIQAGDGVLDGQAVELGLLPANGQPPVLNGAVLNWRADHGIAPVQNGSVLTGRRFSLQLTVGAWADVGATHVRDATTWEAYGTFHNGRSGYSQELTLRAHFTPVACRPLLSNDGLVDYGTLLVKDLNATSETPLPTRTLQLSISCDAPARFALRMHDNRQGSATGGTDETAYGLDLDNSQNKIGRFYLTIDPAEFTADAFARLYRTDSTSGGAAWSSSSSRQIPMAANSIMGFTDSTGSTLGPVAIQNLSGTVRIKTYLAPTQSLDLRNVVYINGSGTLEIIYL, from the coding sequence ATGCCGCTTGAAAACCGCTTGCGACACCTGAGCGCCTGGTTGCTGATCGGTGCCTTGGGCACCGCCCAGGCCCAGGACGACTGCCAACTGACCATCAGCGAACCGTTACTGGACTTCGGCCTGATGAACCGCACGGCGCAAAAAGATAGTGCACCCCAGCGGTGGCTTGGCGAACGCCGGTTGAGCGTGCACTTCAATTGCCCGCAACCGACCGATATGAGCCTGTTCTATCGCGCGCTGGCGGCAGGCTCGCAACGCCTGCGATTTACCGAACATGGCAGTTATGAAATACAGGCTGGGGATGGCGTGCTGGATGGCCAGGCCGTCGAGTTGGGATTGCTGCCCGCCAACGGTCAACCCCCCGTGCTCAATGGCGCAGTATTGAACTGGCGGGCTGACCACGGCATCGCTCCGGTACAAAACGGCTCGGTATTAACGGGCAGACGCTTTTCACTGCAGTTGACTGTCGGCGCCTGGGCCGATGTCGGCGCCACCCATGTTCGAGACGCCACCACTTGGGAGGCCTATGGGACATTTCACAATGGCCGCAGCGGCTACTCCCAGGAACTCACATTGCGTGCCCACTTCACCCCCGTCGCCTGCCGTCCGCTGCTGTCCAACGATGGCTTGGTGGATTACGGCACCTTGCTGGTCAAGGATCTGAACGCGACCAGCGAAACGCCACTGCCTACTCGCACCTTGCAGCTGTCCATCAGCTGTGACGCGCCGGCACGTTTCGCCCTGCGTATGCACGACAACCGCCAGGGCTCCGCCACCGGTGGCACCGACGAGACCGCCTACGGCCTGGACCTGGATAACAGCCAGAACAAGATCGGCCGTTTTTACCTGACTATCGATCCGGCGGAATTCACCGCCGACGCGTTCGCCAGGCTCTATCGCACCGACTCCACCAGCGGTGGCGCGGCCTGGAGCAGTTCCAGTTCACGACAAATCCCCATGGCCGCCAACAGCATCATGGGTTTTACCGACAGCACCGGGAGCACACTCGGCCCGGTGGCGATCCAGAATCTGTCCGGCACCGTTCGCATCAAGACCTATCTTGCGCCGACCCAATCCCTGGACCTGCGCAACGTGGTGTACATCAACGGCTCCGGCACCCTCGAAATCATCTACCTGTAA
- a CDS encoding DUF1120 domain-containing protein, producing MKMRRIAVSFLLLTSAQYSLAASTVDLSVNGAITPTACTPRLSSAGVIDYGRISQQDLNIDRGTRLAARHLQVSLYCNGASRFALRMRDNRDGTAMVNSEIYYGLGLDNSGNRIGLYSMTFDPRQSLVDSATQVYGTESTTGGVAWRTANLNPIDIGANSYLGFTDIEGSTSGPSAIQELISTVKVDAVINARQNLDLSQDVRLDGSATLEVVYL from the coding sequence ATGAAGATGCGTCGCATCGCAGTTTCCTTCCTGCTGCTGACCAGCGCCCAGTACAGTCTGGCCGCGTCCACGGTGGACCTTAGCGTCAATGGTGCGATAACGCCCACCGCATGCACACCCCGGCTTTCAAGCGCAGGCGTGATCGACTACGGCAGGATTTCCCAGCAGGATTTGAATATCGACAGGGGCACGCGCCTGGCGGCCAGGCATCTGCAGGTCAGCTTGTATTGTAACGGCGCGAGCCGCTTCGCCCTGCGCATGCGTGACAACCGTGACGGCACGGCCATGGTCAACAGTGAGATTTACTACGGGTTGGGGCTCGACAACAGCGGCAATCGCATTGGCCTGTATTCCATGACATTCGATCCGCGCCAAAGCCTGGTCGACAGTGCAACGCAGGTCTACGGCACCGAATCCACCACCGGCGGCGTGGCGTGGCGTACCGCCAACTTGAATCCCATCGATATCGGGGCCAACAGCTATCTGGGGTTCACCGACATCGAAGGCAGCACCAGCGGGCCATCGGCAATTCAGGAGCTGATCAGCACGGTCAAGGTCGACGCCGTGATCAATGCCAGACAGAACCTGGACCTGAGCCAGGACGTGCGACTCGACGGCTCGGCAACCCTGGAGGTGGTGTACCTCTAG